A genomic segment from Montipora foliosa isolate CH-2021 chromosome 9, ASM3666993v2, whole genome shotgun sequence encodes:
- the LOC137971256 gene encoding ATP-binding cassette sub-family C member 4-like isoform X3: protein MQAPNDIREMAEESGYGASTHPQSKANWLSFLLFWWTNDLFKTGYQRPIQQSDFWPLHEEDKTCALTKQLQSQWTKDVNESRQQDKEPRLWKSAMKVLSRKDLCIIVFAGFLDSVGRFLQPFFLGVFITTLMSTTPERMLLSFCAVLMLLVVLMKSVAVHHSSFKLYVIGMRLKASLKGLIFQKILLMGQQTLNEFTKGHVIDLVSNDVQRMELAARQFFRLIVAVFDVCVVVPLLWHFIGWQALMGFIFLCLLVPFGGFLIYLSGKLRVKIAAATDKRIHLMAEIVAGIREIKTHAWEWIFQKQVEEARRNEMRIIRRKSILVSCGISIMYTSGVLAAFISLLTLAFSGCHLTPYTVFTLLSMINVLRNSALRSIAEGSHFVYEAYVSFDRIQKFLLLPELQYLPYEKESETYASTESLCGKRRFRKATMDITDGLTYFNECIRKSCTMTRFVKVHHDDNDFNHLELTNLGLYQTLVKGNYEPNTERGIRLTNVTCRLNGHDKIPVEAINFEAEDETLTIVTGPVGSGKSSFMSLIAGEIPAIAGNIDCNGTIAYVPQMPWVFSGTLRENVLFGLPFHYDQYMRVIKACALEEDIARFPDGDEVVIGERGNTLSGGQQTRISLARAVYANCDIYLLDNPLASLDANVGDYIFNECILGMLSDKLRLMVSHKDSYMNSADQVVVMDNGSLVACGTFVDLNNNGALKDILEFQQNREDEKSQEIPLLEDQNGTPDEGSSDNSISKSMEIPLEDRATGTVSFKLYWNYFRAGLHPLALAGLTVMFLICQGVTVLPDLWLSFLTTLPHARQIEWMNISIYAGCVAVTILFTTLRAFFFFIAVLRSSEKLHNNMATGILKAPVLFFDSNPIGRILNRFAKDTGCLDEILPQTFFFAIQMVLFVLTAALLPLVANAWLAAVVVPLILLYVYIARYFMRTSRELKRLEAVSRSPVLSQISETLDGLDTIRSRGKQQEFAEQLYRYQDTHSRAYFMVLAGTRWLGIRLDLLSGLLIGAVAFFAALQTQSNAALVGIAFVYVFETAHFTQVSVQQSSEVENLMTSVERVMAVTKLEPEPGYKKAPLRPKKWPTNGKIELNGVSLRYYPEGPMVLNDVNLSIAGQSKVGIVGRTGAGKSSIIAALKSMPEAEGVITIDGVRLSDLNLQESRMCISVFSQDPVVFSGTIRENLDPLSIHTDADLWDALEAVHLKHLVETFQGKLSYGLTYKGMNLSVGEKQLLCLARVLLQGNNIVILDEPAAHLDPRTEQIIQETIQERLADSTVITISHRPKAIEHCDKIVVLSDGQVIQEPGV, encoded by the exons ATGCAAGCACCGAACGATATAAG AGAGATGGCCGAGGAAAGCGGATATGGTGCTTCCACACATCCACAAAGTAAGGCTAACTGGCTTTCCTTCCTTCTGTTTTGGTGGACAAACGACTTGTTTAAAACAGGATATCAACGTCCCATACAGCAATCTGATTTTTGGCCGTTGCATGAAGAAGACAAAACTTGCGCGCTAACAAAGCAGCTACAGTCGCAATGGACGAAGGATGTAAACGAGTCTCGACAGCAAGACAAAGAGCCAAGGTTGTGGAAAAGCGCCATGAAAGTTCTATCTCGCAAGGACCTCTGTATAATTGTATTTGCCGGGTTTCTGGATTCGGTTGGTCGATTTCTTCAACCTTTTTTCCTGGGCGTTTTCATCACCACATTAATGTCCACTACTCCAGAGCGAATGCTACTTAGCTTTTGCGCGGTACTCATGTTGTTGGTGGTGTTGATGAAAAGCGTGGCTGTGCATCATAGCAGTTTCAAACTCTACGTTATTGGAATGCGGCTGAAGGCCTCTCTCAAAGGTCTCATCTTTCAAAAG ATTCTTCTTATGGGTCAGCAGACACTCAACGAGTTTACAAAAGGTCACGTGATTGATCTGGTATCCAATGATGTTCAAAGAATGGAATTAGCTGCCAGGCAGTTTTTTCGCCTCATTGTAGCCGTGTTTGATGTCTGCGTTGTGGTTCCGTTGTTGTGGCACTTTATTGGTTGGCAGGCGTTAATgggctttatttttctttgtcttcttgtTCCTTTTGGTGGTTTTTTGATATACTTGTCTGGAAAGCTTCGAGTCAAGATTGCTGCTGCTACTGACAAGCGGATACACCTCATGGCTGAGATAGTGGCTGGAATACGTGAAATTAAGACGCATGCGTGGGAGTGGATCTTCCAAAAACAGGTTGAGGAAGCTCGAAG aaATGAAATGCGTATAATACGTCGCAAGAGTATTCTTGTATCATGTGGAATTTCTATCATGTATACTTCAGGAGTCCTTGCTGCCTTCATTTCTCTTTTGACTCTTGCCTTCAGTGGATGCCATCTGACACCCTACACAGTTTTCACTCTCTTGTCGATGATCAATGTCCTTCGGAACAGTGCATTGAGATCCATTGCAGAGGGGTCGCATTTCGTTTATGAAGCGTACGTTTCGTTTGATCGAATACAGAAATTTTTGCTTCTCCCAGAGTTGCAATATTTACCTTATGAAAAAGAATCAGAAACTTACGCTAGTACAGAATCGTTGTGCGGGAAGAGGCGATTTCGAAAAGCAACTATGGACATCACGGACGGACTTACGTACTTCAACGAGTGCATAAGAAAATCCTGTACTATGACAAGGTTTGTCAAGGTTCACCATGACGATAATGACTTTAATCATCTTGAACTTACGAATTTGGGATTGTACCAAACATTAGTAAAGGGAAACTACGAACCAAATACAGAGAGAGGCATAAGACTGACTAATGTAACATGTAGATTAAATGGCCACGACAAGATTCCAGTGGAAGCGATAAATTTTGAAGCAGAAGATGAAACATTGACAATCGTTACTGGTCCCGTGGGAAGCGGAAAGTCTTCCTTTATGTCTTTAATTGCTGGGGAGATACCAGCTATTGCAGGAAATATCGACTGCAACGGCACCATTGCATATGTGCCACAAATGCCTTGGGTCTTTTCAGGAACGCTTCGAGAAAATGTCCTATTTGGTCTGCCATTCCATTACGATCAGTACATGCGAGTCATCAAAGCGTGTGCTTTGGAAGAGGATATAGCCAGATTTCCTGACGGCGATGAGGTCGTCATTGGGGAACGAGGAAACACCTTGAGTGGAGGTCAGCAGACTCGAATCAGTTTGGCAAGAGCAGTGTATGCCAATTGTGATATTTATCTCTTGGATAATCCACTTGCTTCGCTGGACGCTAACGTCGGTGATTACATCTTTAATGAATGCATCCTTGGTATGCTGTCAGACAAACTTCGGTTGATGGTGTCTCACAAAGATAGCTACATGAACTCGGCCGATCAAGTTGTCGTCATGGACAATGGCTCTCTGGTCGCTTGCGGGACTTTCGTGGACCTTAACAACAACGGAGCTTTGAAAGATATTTTAGAATTTCAACAGAACAGGGAAGACGAGAAATCCCAAGAAATCCCATTGCTGGAGGACCAAAATGGAACTCCCGATGAGGGAAGCTCAGATAACAGTATAAGCAAAAGTATGGAGATCCCATTGGAGGATCGTGCCACTGGGACAGTGTCTTTCAAGCTGTACTGGAATTACTTCAGGGCGGGACTGCACCCGTTAGCTCTTGCTGGATTGACTGTCATGTTTCTCATTTGTCAAG GAGTTACAGTTTTGCCCGATCTGTGGCTGTCGTTCTTGACAACGCTTCCTCACGCCAGACAGATAGAGTGGATGAATATCAGCATCTACGCCGGATGTGTGGCTGTTACCATTCTCTTTACAACTCTACGggcgtttttctttttcatagcCGTGTTGCGCTCCTCCGAGAAACTTCACAACAACATGGCGACAGGGATCCTCAAAGCGCCGGTCCTGTTCTTCGATTCCAATCCAATCGGCAGGATTCTAAATCGATTCGCCAAAGACACTGGATGCCTCGACGAAATTCTACCACAAACATTCTTCTTTGCAATCCAAATGGTGTTGTTCGTGTTGACTGCGGCTTTGCTGCCCTTGGTAGCGAACGCCTGGCTTGCAGCTGTTGTTGTGCCACTTATATTGTTGTATGTTTACATCGCGAGGTATTTTATGAGAACCTCTCGAGAGCTGAAGAGACTAGAGGCTGTTTCTCGCAGTCCAGTACTCTCGCAAATTTCTGAAACGCTGGATGGTTTGGATACCATTCGAAGTCGAGGAAAACAACAGGAATTTGCCGAGCAGTTGTACCG CTATCAAGACACCCACAGTCGCGCATATTTCATGGTACTAGCTGGCACACGGTGGTTAGGGATAAGGCTTGACCTACTTTCTGGTCTCTTGATTGGTGCCGTGGCTTTCTTTGCTGCTCTACAAACCCAAAGTAACGCAG CTCTTGTGGGAATTGCCTTTGTCTACGTCTTCGAAACTGCTCATTTTACTCAAGTGTCTGTTCAACAATCATCAGAAGTTGAGAACTTGATGACTTCCGTCGAGCGAGTAATGGCCGTAACTAAACTCGAACCAGAACCGGGTTACAAAAAGGCACCATTGAGACCCAAAAAATGGCCAACAAACGGAAAAATCGAGTTAAATGGGGTATCTTTGAGGTATTATCCCGAGGGACCCATGGTCCTGAACGATGTAAATCTGAGCATTGCGGGACAATCGAAGGTTGGAATAGTTGGGAGAACGGGAGCTGGAAAATCAAGCATCATAGCTGCTCTTAAGAGTATGCCAGAGGCTGAAGGAGTGATTACAATAGATGGTGTGAGATTAAGTGACCTCAACCTCCAGGAATCTCGAATGTGCATTTCTGTTTTTAGCCAAGATCCTGTTGTGTTCAGTGGAACTATTCGAGAGAATCTCGATCCTTTGTCGATACACACTGATGCGGATTTGTGGGATGCCTTAGAGGCGGTGCATTTAAAACATTTGGTAGAAACATTCCAAGGAAAATTGTCTTATGGATTGACTTACAAAGGAATGAATCTCAGTGTGGGAGAGAAGCAGCTCCTTTGCCTTGCTCGTGTGCTCCTACAAGGGAACAACATAGTGATACTAGATGAGCCAGCTGCTCATTTGGATCCAAGAACGGAACAAATTATACAGGAAACTATTCAAGAAAGATTGGCAGATTCAACAGTGATAACCATTTCACACAGGCCGAAGGCCATTGAACATTGTGACAAGATTGTGGTGTTGAGCGATGGACAGGTCATACAGGAACCAGGTGTGTGA
- the LOC137971256 gene encoding ATP-binding cassette sub-family C member 4-like isoform X1 produces MWATDFLPSLTDRSKLRRQDQGDSFFRALREMAEESGYGASTHPQSKANWLSFLLFWWTNDLFKTGYQRPIQQSDFWPLHEEDKTCALTKQLQSQWTKDVNESRQQDKEPRLWKSAMKVLSRKDLCIIVFAGFLDSVGRFLQPFFLGVFITTLMSTTPERMLLSFCAVLMLLVVLMKSVAVHHSSFKLYVIGMRLKASLKGLIFQKILLMGQQTLNEFTKGHVIDLVSNDVQRMELAARQFFRLIVAVFDVCVVVPLLWHFIGWQALMGFIFLCLLVPFGGFLIYLSGKLRVKIAAATDKRIHLMAEIVAGIREIKTHAWEWIFQKQVEEARRNEMRIIRRKSILVSCGISIMYTSGVLAAFISLLTLAFSGCHLTPYTVFTLLSMINVLRNSALRSIAEGSHFVYEAYVSFDRIQKFLLLPELQYLPYEKESETYASTESLCGKRRFRKATMDITDGLTYFNECIRKSCTMTRFVKVHHDDNDFNHLELTNLGLYQTLVKGNYEPNTERGIRLTNVTCRLNGHDKIPVEAINFEAEDETLTIVTGPVGSGKSSFMSLIAGEIPAIAGNIDCNGTIAYVPQMPWVFSGTLRENVLFGLPFHYDQYMRVIKACALEEDIARFPDGDEVVIGERGNTLSGGQQTRISLARAVYANCDIYLLDNPLASLDANVGDYIFNECILGMLSDKLRLMVSHKDSYMNSADQVVVMDNGSLVACGTFVDLNNNGALKDILEFQQNREDEKSQEIPLLEDQNGTPDEGSSDNSISKSMEIPLEDRATGTVSFKLYWNYFRAGLHPLALAGLTVMFLICQGVTVLPDLWLSFLTTLPHARQIEWMNISIYAGCVAVTILFTTLRAFFFFIAVLRSSEKLHNNMATGILKAPVLFFDSNPIGRILNRFAKDTGCLDEILPQTFFFAIQMVLFVLTAALLPLVANAWLAAVVVPLILLYVYIARYFMRTSRELKRLEAVSRSPVLSQISETLDGLDTIRSRGKQQEFAEQLYRYQDTHSRAYFMVLAGTRWLGIRLDLLSGLLIGAVAFFAALQTQSNAALVGIAFVYVFETAHFTQVSVQQSSEVENLMTSVERVMAVTKLEPEPGYKKAPLRPKKWPTNGKIELNGVSLRYYPEGPMVLNDVNLSIAGQSKVGIVGRTGAGKSSIIAALKSMPEAEGVITIDGVRLSDLNLQESRMCISVFSQDPVVFSGTIRENLDPLSIHTDADLWDALEAVHLKHLVETFQGKLSYGLTYKGMNLSVGEKQLLCLARVLLQGNNIVILDEPAAHLDPRTEQIIQETIQERLADSTVITISHRPKAIEHCDKIVVLSDGQVIQEPGV; encoded by the exons ATGTGGGCGACAGACTTCTTGCCAAGCTTGACCGACCGGTCGAAGCTTCGGAGACAAGATCAAGGCGACAGTTTCTTCAGAGCTCTGAG AGAGATGGCCGAGGAAAGCGGATATGGTGCTTCCACACATCCACAAAGTAAGGCTAACTGGCTTTCCTTCCTTCTGTTTTGGTGGACAAACGACTTGTTTAAAACAGGATATCAACGTCCCATACAGCAATCTGATTTTTGGCCGTTGCATGAAGAAGACAAAACTTGCGCGCTAACAAAGCAGCTACAGTCGCAATGGACGAAGGATGTAAACGAGTCTCGACAGCAAGACAAAGAGCCAAGGTTGTGGAAAAGCGCCATGAAAGTTCTATCTCGCAAGGACCTCTGTATAATTGTATTTGCCGGGTTTCTGGATTCGGTTGGTCGATTTCTTCAACCTTTTTTCCTGGGCGTTTTCATCACCACATTAATGTCCACTACTCCAGAGCGAATGCTACTTAGCTTTTGCGCGGTACTCATGTTGTTGGTGGTGTTGATGAAAAGCGTGGCTGTGCATCATAGCAGTTTCAAACTCTACGTTATTGGAATGCGGCTGAAGGCCTCTCTCAAAGGTCTCATCTTTCAAAAG ATTCTTCTTATGGGTCAGCAGACACTCAACGAGTTTACAAAAGGTCACGTGATTGATCTGGTATCCAATGATGTTCAAAGAATGGAATTAGCTGCCAGGCAGTTTTTTCGCCTCATTGTAGCCGTGTTTGATGTCTGCGTTGTGGTTCCGTTGTTGTGGCACTTTATTGGTTGGCAGGCGTTAATgggctttatttttctttgtcttcttgtTCCTTTTGGTGGTTTTTTGATATACTTGTCTGGAAAGCTTCGAGTCAAGATTGCTGCTGCTACTGACAAGCGGATACACCTCATGGCTGAGATAGTGGCTGGAATACGTGAAATTAAGACGCATGCGTGGGAGTGGATCTTCCAAAAACAGGTTGAGGAAGCTCGAAG aaATGAAATGCGTATAATACGTCGCAAGAGTATTCTTGTATCATGTGGAATTTCTATCATGTATACTTCAGGAGTCCTTGCTGCCTTCATTTCTCTTTTGACTCTTGCCTTCAGTGGATGCCATCTGACACCCTACACAGTTTTCACTCTCTTGTCGATGATCAATGTCCTTCGGAACAGTGCATTGAGATCCATTGCAGAGGGGTCGCATTTCGTTTATGAAGCGTACGTTTCGTTTGATCGAATACAGAAATTTTTGCTTCTCCCAGAGTTGCAATATTTACCTTATGAAAAAGAATCAGAAACTTACGCTAGTACAGAATCGTTGTGCGGGAAGAGGCGATTTCGAAAAGCAACTATGGACATCACGGACGGACTTACGTACTTCAACGAGTGCATAAGAAAATCCTGTACTATGACAAGGTTTGTCAAGGTTCACCATGACGATAATGACTTTAATCATCTTGAACTTACGAATTTGGGATTGTACCAAACATTAGTAAAGGGAAACTACGAACCAAATACAGAGAGAGGCATAAGACTGACTAATGTAACATGTAGATTAAATGGCCACGACAAGATTCCAGTGGAAGCGATAAATTTTGAAGCAGAAGATGAAACATTGACAATCGTTACTGGTCCCGTGGGAAGCGGAAAGTCTTCCTTTATGTCTTTAATTGCTGGGGAGATACCAGCTATTGCAGGAAATATCGACTGCAACGGCACCATTGCATATGTGCCACAAATGCCTTGGGTCTTTTCAGGAACGCTTCGAGAAAATGTCCTATTTGGTCTGCCATTCCATTACGATCAGTACATGCGAGTCATCAAAGCGTGTGCTTTGGAAGAGGATATAGCCAGATTTCCTGACGGCGATGAGGTCGTCATTGGGGAACGAGGAAACACCTTGAGTGGAGGTCAGCAGACTCGAATCAGTTTGGCAAGAGCAGTGTATGCCAATTGTGATATTTATCTCTTGGATAATCCACTTGCTTCGCTGGACGCTAACGTCGGTGATTACATCTTTAATGAATGCATCCTTGGTATGCTGTCAGACAAACTTCGGTTGATGGTGTCTCACAAAGATAGCTACATGAACTCGGCCGATCAAGTTGTCGTCATGGACAATGGCTCTCTGGTCGCTTGCGGGACTTTCGTGGACCTTAACAACAACGGAGCTTTGAAAGATATTTTAGAATTTCAACAGAACAGGGAAGACGAGAAATCCCAAGAAATCCCATTGCTGGAGGACCAAAATGGAACTCCCGATGAGGGAAGCTCAGATAACAGTATAAGCAAAAGTATGGAGATCCCATTGGAGGATCGTGCCACTGGGACAGTGTCTTTCAAGCTGTACTGGAATTACTTCAGGGCGGGACTGCACCCGTTAGCTCTTGCTGGATTGACTGTCATGTTTCTCATTTGTCAAG GAGTTACAGTTTTGCCCGATCTGTGGCTGTCGTTCTTGACAACGCTTCCTCACGCCAGACAGATAGAGTGGATGAATATCAGCATCTACGCCGGATGTGTGGCTGTTACCATTCTCTTTACAACTCTACGggcgtttttctttttcatagcCGTGTTGCGCTCCTCCGAGAAACTTCACAACAACATGGCGACAGGGATCCTCAAAGCGCCGGTCCTGTTCTTCGATTCCAATCCAATCGGCAGGATTCTAAATCGATTCGCCAAAGACACTGGATGCCTCGACGAAATTCTACCACAAACATTCTTCTTTGCAATCCAAATGGTGTTGTTCGTGTTGACTGCGGCTTTGCTGCCCTTGGTAGCGAACGCCTGGCTTGCAGCTGTTGTTGTGCCACTTATATTGTTGTATGTTTACATCGCGAGGTATTTTATGAGAACCTCTCGAGAGCTGAAGAGACTAGAGGCTGTTTCTCGCAGTCCAGTACTCTCGCAAATTTCTGAAACGCTGGATGGTTTGGATACCATTCGAAGTCGAGGAAAACAACAGGAATTTGCCGAGCAGTTGTACCG CTATCAAGACACCCACAGTCGCGCATATTTCATGGTACTAGCTGGCACACGGTGGTTAGGGATAAGGCTTGACCTACTTTCTGGTCTCTTGATTGGTGCCGTGGCTTTCTTTGCTGCTCTACAAACCCAAAGTAACGCAG CTCTTGTGGGAATTGCCTTTGTCTACGTCTTCGAAACTGCTCATTTTACTCAAGTGTCTGTTCAACAATCATCAGAAGTTGAGAACTTGATGACTTCCGTCGAGCGAGTAATGGCCGTAACTAAACTCGAACCAGAACCGGGTTACAAAAAGGCACCATTGAGACCCAAAAAATGGCCAACAAACGGAAAAATCGAGTTAAATGGGGTATCTTTGAGGTATTATCCCGAGGGACCCATGGTCCTGAACGATGTAAATCTGAGCATTGCGGGACAATCGAAGGTTGGAATAGTTGGGAGAACGGGAGCTGGAAAATCAAGCATCATAGCTGCTCTTAAGAGTATGCCAGAGGCTGAAGGAGTGATTACAATAGATGGTGTGAGATTAAGTGACCTCAACCTCCAGGAATCTCGAATGTGCATTTCTGTTTTTAGCCAAGATCCTGTTGTGTTCAGTGGAACTATTCGAGAGAATCTCGATCCTTTGTCGATACACACTGATGCGGATTTGTGGGATGCCTTAGAGGCGGTGCATTTAAAACATTTGGTAGAAACATTCCAAGGAAAATTGTCTTATGGATTGACTTACAAAGGAATGAATCTCAGTGTGGGAGAGAAGCAGCTCCTTTGCCTTGCTCGTGTGCTCCTACAAGGGAACAACATAGTGATACTAGATGAGCCAGCTGCTCATTTGGATCCAAGAACGGAACAAATTATACAGGAAACTATTCAAGAAAGATTGGCAGATTCAACAGTGATAACCATTTCACACAGGCCGAAGGCCATTGAACATTGTGACAAGATTGTGGTGTTGAGCGATGGACAGGTCATACAGGAACCAGGTGTGTGA